The following coding sequences lie in one Macadamia integrifolia cultivar HAES 741 unplaced genomic scaffold, SCU_Mint_v3 scaffold944, whole genome shotgun sequence genomic window:
- the LOC122070546 gene encoding serine/threonine-protein kinase-like protein At3g51990 → MGYRFCCKAESAIAICDPCNWAQKKQHQQHIGNNVRKFFYAELESATGGFSSPNFLGKGSHGTVYRAAIDGGQLIAAVKKTTTAAATAFVQNHNSPAENEIEILSRIRSHHFVNLLGYSRDPKEKKLLLVVELMPNGSLYDLLHSSLRPPGWSKRVRFALQTAKAVETLHTSNPPVIHRDIKSSNVLLDGNWNARLGDFGLALRGNVEDVRIRRTPPAGTLGYLDPGYITPENLSSKSDVFSFGILLLEIISGRNAIDMNYSPPSVVDWALPMIGKGNFSSLYDPRIGPPGDLSVVRELALLASRCVALDAEKRPDMAEVVGCLRFVCKKVNSISPIWISIRRRMVKPAMSMGAQVSDAESSRHSSRNSSSMRSSRRVASVQPSMDSRIEMSGTVRKSGCRSKSIGSVTEMQMGSDDDFFVSQQLALVGRRSGLVLKMRCERLNKSKSYGGNARPASHALGTQW, encoded by the coding sequence ATGGGTTATCGCTTCTGTTGCAAAGCAGAGTCTGCCATTGCCATTTGCGATCCCTGCAACTGGGCCCAAAAGAAGCAGCACCAGCAACACATAGGGAATAATGTACGGAAGTTCTTCTACGCTGAACTAGAGTCTGCCACCGGAGGTTTCTCTTCGCCCAACTTCCTTGGTAAAGGCAGCCATGGAACTGTTTACAGAGCGGCAATCGACGGCGGACAACTCATCGCCGCCGTAAAAAAGACAACAACCGCCGCCGCAACAGCTTTTGTTCAAAATCACAACAGCCCAGCAGAAAACGAGATCGAAATTCTCTCTAGAATCCGAAGCCACCACTTTGTGAATCTCTTGGGTTACTCTCGAGATCCCAAAGAGAAGAAACTACTACTGGTTGTGGAGCTCATGCCTAATGGTTCACTCTACGATCTCCTCCACTCCAGCCTTCGACCGCCCGGTTGGTCGAAACGAGTCCGGTTCGCACTTCAGACCGCAAAGGCGGTCGAGACCCTACACACCTCGAACCCGCCGGTTATTCACAGAGACATAAAATCCTCTAACGTCCTCCTCGACGGCAATTGGAACGCTAGGTTGGGTGATTTCGGGCTGGCGCTGAGAGGAAACGTGGAGGATGTAAGGATAAGACGTACGCCCCCGGCGGGCACGTTAGGCTACCTTGACCCTGGTTACATCACGCCGGAGAACCTCAGTAGCAAGAGCGATGTCTTCAGTTTTGGGATTCTACTGTTGGAGATCATCAGTGGCAGAAACGCCATTGATATGAACTATAGCCCTCCGTCGGTGGTTGATTGGGCTTTACCGATGATcggaaaaggaaatttcagcTCTCTTTATGATCCTCGGATTGGACCGCCAGGGGACTTGTCGGTGGTCCGGGAACTGGCGTTGTTGGCCTCTCGGTGTGTGGCGTTGGATGCAGAGAAGAGGCCGGACATGGCGGAGGTGGTGGGTTGTCTTAGATTTGTTTGCAAGAAAGTGAACTCGATCTCGCCGATTTGGATAAGTATTAGGCGGAGGATGGTGAAACCGGCGATGTCAATGGGTGCCCAAGTGTCTGATGCGGAGAGCTCTAGACATAGTAGTCGGAATTCTTCATCAATGAGGAGCAGCAGAAGAGTGGCGAGTGTTCAACCCAGTATGGATTCTAGGATTGAAATGAGTGGGACAGTGAGAAAGAGTGGGTGCCGGTCCAAATCGATTGGTTCTGTGACGGAGATGCAAATGGGGTCTGATGATGATTTCTTTGTCAGCCAGCAGCTTGCACTAGTTGGGAGACGATCCGGATTGGTTCTTAAGATGCGTTGTGAGAGATTGAACAAATCCAAATCATATGGGGGCAATGCAAGGCCTGCAAGCCACGCGCTTGGCACACAATGGTGA